The Streptomyces europaeiscabiei genome window below encodes:
- a CDS encoding cupin domain-containing protein, with product MTSDTDGMAPVIAPEETDPELRKLYDGFAVAGLIPLWTEIGNLMPMTPQPEAVPHVWQWDTLLPLARRSGDLVPVGRGGERRAIALANPGLPGRPYATPNLWAAIQYLGPREVAPAHRHSQGAFRFILEGEGVWTVVNGDAVEMRPGDLLLTPSMHWHGHHHVGDAPMVWLDGLDIPLVHRLDAGFFEFGEDGVSDRSTPTRSRNERLWGHPGLRPIGAEDSPDSPLMAYRWADTDDALTAQLELADEGHPGVIEPGHAGIRFTNPATGRDALASLRTEMHRLRPHTATATRRTVGSSVWQVFRGSGTVTLDDRVIEVSAGDLIAVPSWCALTIAAHSQLDLFTFGDAPLYEALNLARTETTEKPHTAGNSGSTRA from the coding sequence ATGACCAGTGACACCGACGGCATGGCGCCCGTCATAGCCCCGGAGGAGACGGACCCCGAACTCCGGAAGCTGTACGACGGATTCGCGGTGGCCGGGCTCATCCCTCTGTGGACCGAGATCGGCAACCTCATGCCGATGACCCCGCAGCCCGAAGCGGTCCCGCACGTCTGGCAGTGGGACACCCTGCTGCCGCTCGCCCGCCGGTCCGGAGACCTGGTGCCGGTCGGGCGCGGCGGTGAGCGCCGCGCCATCGCGCTCGCCAACCCCGGCCTGCCCGGACGGCCGTACGCGACTCCCAATCTCTGGGCGGCGATTCAGTATCTGGGCCCACGCGAGGTCGCCCCCGCGCACCGCCACTCGCAGGGCGCGTTCCGGTTCATCCTGGAGGGCGAGGGCGTGTGGACGGTCGTCAACGGCGACGCCGTGGAGATGCGCCCCGGCGACCTGTTGCTGACCCCGTCGATGCACTGGCACGGCCACCATCACGTCGGCGACGCGCCGATGGTCTGGCTAGACGGCCTCGACATACCGCTCGTGCACCGCCTGGACGCCGGGTTCTTCGAGTTCGGCGAGGACGGCGTGTCGGACCGCTCGACCCCGACCCGGTCACGCAACGAGCGGCTGTGGGGCCACCCCGGACTGCGCCCGATCGGGGCCGAGGACAGCCCCGACTCCCCACTGATGGCCTACCGTTGGGCCGACACCGACGACGCCCTCACCGCCCAGCTGGAGCTGGCCGACGAAGGACACCCGGGCGTCATCGAGCCCGGCCACGCCGGCATCCGCTTCACCAACCCCGCCACCGGCCGCGACGCCCTGGCGAGCCTGCGCACCGAGATGCACCGCCTGCGCCCGCACACGGCCACCGCCACCCGCCGCACGGTGGGTTCCTCGGTCTGGCAGGTCTTCCGCGGCAGCGGCACCGTCACCCTCGACGACCGCGTGATCGAGGTGTCCGCCGGCGACCTGATCGCCGTCCCCTCCTGGTGCGCGCTCACCATCGCCGCCCATTCACAGCTCGACCTGTTCACCTTCGGCGACGCGCCCCTCTACGAGGCGCTCAACCTCGCCCGCACCGAAACCACCGAGAAGCCGCACACGGCTGGGAACTCCGGGAGCACCCGCGCATGA
- a CDS encoding maleylpyruvate isomerase family mycothiol-dependent enzyme: protein MTVPVPVPVPVPVLAPVPVVRSRAWAEAGQLALQQAVDALPADAVTEPSALPGWTRGHLLTHLARNADALVNLLTWARTGIRTPMYASPDQRATDIEAGAGRPLGEQQAEVRESATRFREAAEALSADAWSATVVSAQGREIPASEVPWLRAREVWIHLVDLQVGVGMDALPPDFAWALAGDVAGWMSARLGPGVGAELSADGHDTVVLGTPAPGATVSGPPYAVAAWLTGRSGTEELHVTGELPDVPRWL from the coding sequence GTGACAGTCCCCGTTCCCGTTCCCGTTCCCGTCCCGGTCCTCGCCCCCGTTCCCGTCGTGCGGTCTCGGGCCTGGGCCGAGGCGGGGCAGCTCGCGCTGCAGCAGGCGGTCGACGCGCTGCCTGCCGACGCGGTGACCGAGCCGTCCGCCCTCCCCGGCTGGACCCGCGGCCACCTCCTCACCCACCTCGCGCGCAACGCCGACGCCCTGGTCAACCTGCTGACCTGGGCGCGGACCGGGATCCGTACGCCCATGTACGCCTCGCCGGACCAACGCGCCACGGACATAGAGGCGGGCGCCGGACGCCCCCTGGGCGAACAGCAGGCAGAGGTACGGGAGTCCGCCACGCGTTTCCGGGAAGCCGCCGAGGCACTCTCGGCCGACGCCTGGTCGGCCACCGTCGTCAGCGCGCAGGGCCGCGAGATCCCGGCGTCGGAAGTGCCGTGGCTGCGGGCCCGCGAAGTGTGGATCCACCTGGTCGATCTGCAGGTCGGCGTAGGCATGGACGCGCTGCCGCCCGACTTCGCCTGGGCCCTCGCAGGCGATGTGGCCGGGTGGATGTCGGCCCGCCTCGGCCCGGGTGTCGGTGCCGAACTGTCGGCGGACGGCCACGACACCGTCGTCCTCGGCACGCCCGCCCCCGGCGCCACGGTCAGTGGACCGCCGTACGCCGTCGCCGCCTGGCTCACCGGCCGGAGCGGAACCGAAGAACTGCACGTCACGGGAGAACTTCCGGACGTTCCACGCTGGTTGTGA
- a CDS encoding sensor histidine kinase, protein MPTNTVEPPPGRRDRTPPFRRRAVSVLARWPFRRKLNVLVIAPIAVVGVLLGIGVTGQIEQVRDADRIAELVRDSEQVTALINDVQAEHRLALLLSVQYEADRPGTAHPSTTAYLEAQQATDARVAAVRSAFQSSLPAEETQALEYIGSLDSLREKLGRGYVPAANIDPAYAAAVGYLIDGIGLDRFAATSESSVTNLLDAVLRADAAHAAFESAVFSAQTRDANALTEYTRAVGAHELFTYQSDRFSRIATPEQVLNMDGIERSAEQYDVTSQFAELQVDPGSLQSQTTRELREKIAAGEQQADTRLGITRTLIRQTAAQADSLSANALRKAWWMLGAALLGFAVWLAFCVLVRRSVIRPLMALTGSAQQVVEAADEELARVADDEWAGSTPFRPQAIPVPVRDDIGELAEAFNHVQVTASALLERQVLSRRNVAEMFGNVGRRVSNLTTRQLTLIDAVEREETDPDLLDRLYRIDHIAVRLQRNADSLMLLAGIRETDVEARPATLVDVIRSGLGRIEGYQRVSLRSETDITVGPDIIGDLTLLLAELLENAVSFSPSDTPVEVVVRPGTDVTKDGGALIEVIDHGLGMSAERLAEENARLVRRERLDLVPTKVLGLFVVGSLARHLGLRVTLSRTPGGGVTSTVWIPSVLLLAMSLVDATPPVVTGPTGTAAAPTTQQRGLGGPPLDVLRPERTAAATAEPATATVPERRPTTVSPRSGLPRRVPPRLGATSTTTTEGLSPTAARPLRRRVRGATLTVTTPADDRSIPPVRPPLDADAVRSEIDEFEAAVRRAEQDSAAPPDGAGTTATPETPETPEGQKETGSDHVDR, encoded by the coding sequence GTGCCCACGAACACAGTGGAGCCGCCGCCCGGACGCAGGGACCGGACTCCTCCGTTCCGTCGGAGAGCGGTATCCGTTCTCGCCCGCTGGCCGTTCCGGCGGAAACTCAACGTGCTCGTCATCGCGCCCATCGCGGTCGTCGGCGTACTGCTCGGCATCGGCGTCACGGGCCAGATCGAGCAGGTCCGCGACGCGGACCGGATCGCCGAACTGGTGCGCGACAGCGAACAGGTCACGGCGCTCATCAACGACGTACAGGCCGAACACCGGCTGGCACTCCTGCTGTCCGTGCAGTACGAGGCGGACCGCCCCGGAACCGCCCATCCGTCGACCACGGCCTACCTGGAGGCACAGCAGGCCACCGACGCACGGGTCGCCGCCGTGCGGTCCGCGTTCCAGTCGAGCCTGCCCGCAGAGGAGACACAGGCACTCGAGTACATCGGCAGCCTCGACTCCCTGCGCGAGAAGCTCGGTCGCGGCTATGTCCCCGCCGCCAACATCGACCCCGCCTACGCCGCCGCGGTCGGCTACCTCATCGACGGCATCGGACTCGACCGCTTCGCCGCGACGTCGGAGTCCTCGGTCACCAATCTGCTGGACGCCGTACTACGCGCGGACGCGGCCCACGCGGCTTTCGAGAGCGCCGTGTTCTCCGCACAGACCCGAGACGCGAACGCCCTCACCGAGTACACCCGCGCGGTCGGCGCCCACGAGCTCTTCACCTACCAGTCGGACCGTTTCAGTCGTATCGCCACGCCGGAGCAGGTCCTGAACATGGACGGCATCGAGCGCAGCGCCGAACAGTACGACGTCACCTCCCAGTTCGCGGAGCTCCAGGTCGATCCGGGCTCCCTGCAGTCTCAGACCACACGGGAACTGCGCGAGAAGATCGCCGCCGGAGAGCAGCAGGCCGACACACGCCTCGGCATCACCCGGACGCTGATCAGGCAGACCGCCGCTCAGGCCGACTCGCTTTCCGCGAACGCCCTGCGCAAGGCATGGTGGATGCTCGGCGCGGCCCTGCTCGGCTTCGCCGTATGGCTGGCGTTCTGTGTCCTGGTCCGGCGCTCGGTCATCCGCCCCCTCATGGCCCTGACCGGATCCGCCCAGCAGGTGGTCGAGGCCGCGGACGAGGAACTCGCCCGGGTCGCGGACGACGAGTGGGCCGGCAGCACCCCGTTCCGGCCGCAGGCCATCCCGGTGCCGGTCCGCGACGACATCGGGGAGTTGGCCGAGGCGTTCAACCATGTGCAGGTCACCGCCTCCGCGCTGCTGGAGAGGCAAGTACTGAGCCGCCGCAACGTCGCCGAGATGTTCGGCAACGTAGGGCGCCGGGTCAGCAATCTGACCACCCGACAGCTGACGCTGATCGATGCCGTCGAACGCGAGGAGACCGACCCCGACCTCCTCGACCGGCTCTACCGCATCGACCACATCGCCGTACGCCTCCAGCGCAACGCCGACAGCCTGATGCTGCTCGCCGGAATCCGGGAGACCGACGTCGAGGCCCGGCCGGCCACTCTCGTCGACGTCATACGCTCCGGCCTCGGCCGGATCGAGGGCTACCAGCGGGTGTCCCTGCGGTCCGAGACGGACATCACCGTAGGGCCCGACATCATCGGCGACCTGACGCTGCTGCTCGCCGAACTGCTGGAGAACGCGGTCTCCTTCTCCCCGTCCGACACTCCCGTCGAGGTGGTGGTGCGGCCCGGTACGGACGTCACCAAGGACGGCGGGGCACTGATCGAGGTCATCGACCACGGCCTCGGCATGAGCGCGGAACGCCTCGCCGAGGAGAACGCCCGCCTCGTCCGCAGGGAGCGGCTCGACCTGGTACCGACCAAGGTGCTCGGCCTCTTCGTGGTCGGCAGTCTCGCCCGCCACCTCGGACTGCGCGTGACCCTGAGTCGTACACCGGGGGGTGGTGTCACCAGCACCGTCTGGATCCCCTCCGTGCTCCTGCTGGCGATGAGCCTCGTGGACGCCACACCGCCCGTCGTCACGGGCCCGACCGGGACCGCGGCAGCGCCCACGACGCAGCAGCGCGGCCTCGGTGGCCCGCCGCTGGACGTCCTGAGGCCCGAGCGGACTGCCGCCGCCACCGCCGAACCGGCCACCGCGACCGTTCCCGAGCGACGGCCGACCACCGTGTCACCTCGCAGCGGCCTGCCCCGACGCGTCCCGCCTCGCCTCGGCGCGACGAGCACCACCACTACCGAGGGGCTTTCGCCGACAGCCGCCCGGCCACTACGACGACGGGTCCGGGGCGCGACGCTCACGGTGACCACCCCGGCCGACGACCGAAGCATCCCACCGGTGCGACCGCCTCTCGACGCCGACGCCGTCCGCTCGGAGATCGACGAGTTCGAGGCCGCCGTGCGCAGGGCGGAGCAGGACAGTGCCGCGCCCCCGGACGGAGCGGGCACCACCGCAACACCAGAAACTCCAGAAACCCCAGAAGGCCAGAAGGAGACGGGCAGTGACCACGTCGACAGGTGA
- a CDS encoding amylo-alpha-1,6-glucosidase, which translates to MTAASSGPAFSVHDIPFSTHGSWFGISPVLAEKTRAEDLHLVSHQNGMHPVLRLVPLDAATGERAETTVRATPGLLSWTGTVGRIDLAYESPDTVRVRGEGLGLRVTAAAKALTPFSGTYFYRDPVDDAHVFTSYETGRRYRITVMSGTLADVTGSQALGAGERGLTVTAGADGSWEATVEELDSARRPFRSSAAFGEVTEAARQSFADFVDTAAPWRSAATPAAELAAYVVWSATVRPAGLVTRPAVLMSKHWMDKVWSWDHCFNALALAPGSPHLAWDQFALPFDHQDQSGALPDSVTHSEVLYNFVKPPIHGWALGHLRRRLPEPLAPAQLTEAYDRLARWTDFWLTARRAPGASLPHYQHGNDSGWDNATTFDPDRVAVTADLAAMLILQLDELARLAAEQGFPDDARHRTETADDLQAALLDELWDGKRFLSRPAIGGAPAQSASLLDLMPIVLGDRLPSKVRDRLAELIEAHLTVFGLATEHPGSPHYEPDGYWRGPIWAPATVLIEDGLRRAGHERLADEISARFRALCETSGFAENFDALTGQGLRDRAYTWTASSYLLLARDHHRRADAGTDAAV; encoded by the coding sequence TTCGGTATCTCTCCCGTGCTGGCGGAGAAGACGCGCGCCGAGGACCTCCACCTCGTCTCGCACCAGAACGGCATGCACCCCGTCCTGCGCCTCGTCCCCCTCGACGCGGCGACGGGCGAGCGGGCCGAGACCACCGTCCGGGCGACACCCGGCCTGCTCAGCTGGACCGGCACGGTCGGGCGCATCGATCTCGCCTACGAGTCGCCGGACACCGTCCGCGTGCGCGGCGAGGGACTGGGCCTGCGCGTCACCGCGGCGGCGAAGGCCCTGACCCCCTTCAGCGGCACCTACTTCTACCGCGACCCGGTGGACGACGCGCACGTGTTCACCTCCTACGAGACCGGGCGCCGCTACCGCATCACCGTAATGTCCGGCACGCTTGCCGACGTGACCGGTTCCCAGGCCCTGGGCGCGGGCGAGCGCGGTCTCACCGTCACCGCCGGGGCCGACGGATCGTGGGAGGCCACGGTCGAGGAACTCGACAGCGCGCGCCGGCCCTTCCGCTCGTCGGCGGCGTTCGGCGAGGTCACGGAGGCCGCACGCCAGTCGTTCGCCGACTTCGTCGACACAGCCGCCCCCTGGCGCTCGGCCGCCACCCCGGCCGCCGAACTCGCCGCCTACGTGGTGTGGTCCGCCACCGTACGGCCGGCAGGCCTGGTCACCCGGCCCGCGGTGCTGATGTCCAAGCACTGGATGGACAAGGTCTGGAGCTGGGACCACTGCTTCAACGCCCTCGCCCTGGCCCCCGGATCCCCCCACCTCGCCTGGGACCAGTTCGCACTGCCCTTCGACCACCAGGACCAAAGCGGGGCACTGCCCGACTCCGTCACCCACTCCGAGGTCCTCTACAACTTCGTCAAACCGCCCATCCACGGCTGGGCCCTGGGCCACCTGCGCAGACGGCTCCCCGAACCGCTCGCCCCAGCGCAACTGACCGAGGCGTACGACAGACTCGCGCGCTGGACGGACTTCTGGCTCACCGCACGGCGCGCACCCGGCGCGAGCCTGCCCCACTACCAGCACGGCAACGACAGCGGCTGGGACAACGCCACCACCTTCGACCCCGACCGCGTGGCCGTCACCGCCGACCTCGCCGCCATGCTCATCCTCCAGCTCGACGAACTGGCCAGGCTGGCCGCCGAACAGGGCTTCCCGGACGACGCCCGGCACCGCACGGAGACTGCCGACGACCTCCAGGCCGCCCTGCTGGACGAACTGTGGGACGGCAAACGGTTCCTGAGCCGCCCGGCCATCGGCGGAGCCCCCGCCCAGAGCGCCAGCCTGCTCGACCTGATGCCGATCGTGCTCGGCGACCGCCTGCCCTCCAAGGTCCGCGACCGGCTGGCCGAACTGATCGAAGCCCACCTCACCGTGTTCGGTCTGGCAACCGAGCACCCCGGCTCCCCGCACTACGAGCCCGACGGCTACTGGCGCGGCCCGATCTGGGCCCCCGCCACCGTTCTCATCGAGGACGGTCTGCGCCGCGCCGGGCACGAACGTCTGGCGGACGAGATCAGCGCCCGCTTCCGCGCCCTGTGCGAAACCTCCGGTTTCGCCGAGAACTTCGACGCCCTGACCGGTCAGGGACTGCGCGACCGCGCCTACACCTGGACCGCCAGCAGCTATCTGCTGCTCGCCCGCGACCACCACCGCCGCGCGGACGCCGGGACCGACGCCGCCGTCTGA
- a CDS encoding DUF742 domain-containing protein has protein sequence MAVGGPGPHEAAEDIEGGPPEPVGRAPAVRPFLLTAGRVSGRGAAAPIPIETQIVATSAGLSVLGTLAFEHHDIVAACRRPQSVAELAACLRLHLNVVRVLAEDLCAAGHLAVHVPNARTAQDISVLRRVINGLRAVPDSRGTLRDSG, from the coding sequence ATGGCCGTCGGTGGACCAGGACCACATGAGGCAGCAGAGGACATCGAGGGCGGCCCGCCGGAGCCGGTCGGCCGCGCCCCCGCGGTGCGGCCGTTCCTGCTGACCGCCGGCCGGGTCTCGGGGAGGGGCGCAGCGGCACCGATCCCGATCGAGACCCAGATCGTGGCGACCTCGGCCGGGCTCTCCGTCCTCGGCACGCTCGCCTTCGAACACCACGACATCGTCGCCGCCTGCCGACGGCCGCAGTCGGTGGCGGAACTGGCCGCCTGCCTGCGACTGCACCTCAACGTCGTCCGGGTGCTCGCCGAAGACCTGTGTGCCGCCGGGCACCTGGCGGTCCATGTGCCCAACGCCCGGACCGCCCAGGACATCTCCGTACTGCGAAGGGTTATCAATGGTCTCCGTGCCGTCCCCGATTCACGGGGCACACTCCGCGACAGCGGCTGA
- a CDS encoding GTP-binding protein produces MVSVPSPIHGAHSATAAEQPPLPVKLVIAGGFGVGKTTTVGSISEIRPLTTEAAITEVAAGVDDLTHTPGKTTTTVALDFGCITLDPTLKLYLFGTPGQDRFGFMWDDVVEGALGALVIVDTRRLDDCYAAVDYFEHKRIPFAVAVNAFDGEVEHDLDEVRWALDIAEHIPLIVFDARRTGSVRDALLVVLDVALSRAETAAAT; encoded by the coding sequence ATGGTCTCCGTGCCGTCCCCGATTCACGGGGCACACTCCGCGACAGCGGCTGAGCAGCCGCCGCTACCGGTCAAGCTGGTCATCGCCGGCGGCTTCGGGGTCGGCAAGACCACCACCGTGGGCTCGATCTCAGAGATACGACCGCTCACCACAGAAGCCGCGATCACCGAGGTCGCGGCAGGCGTGGACGACCTCACGCACACTCCCGGCAAGACCACCACCACCGTCGCCCTGGACTTCGGCTGCATCACCCTCGACCCGACCCTGAAGCTGTACCTGTTCGGGACACCGGGCCAGGACCGGTTCGGCTTCATGTGGGACGACGTGGTCGAAGGCGCCCTCGGTGCCCTGGTGATCGTGGACACCCGACGCCTCGACGACTGTTATGCGGCCGTGGACTACTTCGAGCACAAGCGGATCCCTTTCGCGGTCGCCGTCAACGCCTTCGACGGGGAGGTCGAGCACGACCTGGACGAAGTGCGGTGGGCACTGGACATCGCGGAACACATCCCGCTGATCGTCTTCGACGCACGCAGGACGGGCTCCGTCCGTGACGCGCTCCTGGTCGTACTCGACGTCGCCCTCTCCCGCGCCGAAACGGCTGCGGCGACCTGA
- a CDS encoding roadblock/LC7 domain-containing protein gives MTTSTGDSTPEQAKPNDLRTAAADFTWLLDRFATDTAGVVDAIAVSSDGLLIAVSQLRDRADSERLAAIVSGITSLAAGVSGNYSLGGLNKVIIDLEGGHVLVSAIGNGAVLGVVASKEAKLGNIAYEMTLFANRAGAALTPQLVMELKNNVGSTPAG, from the coding sequence GTGACCACGTCGACAGGTGACAGCACCCCCGAACAGGCGAAGCCCAACGACCTGCGAACCGCGGCAGCCGACTTCACCTGGTTGCTCGACCGCTTCGCCACGGACACCGCCGGTGTCGTCGACGCCATCGCGGTGTCGTCCGACGGCCTGCTGATCGCCGTCTCCCAACTACGCGACAGGGCCGACTCCGAGCGGCTCGCCGCGATCGTGTCCGGCATCACGAGTCTCGCCGCAGGCGTCTCCGGCAACTACAGTCTGGGCGGTCTCAACAAGGTCATCATCGATCTGGAGGGCGGGCATGTACTGGTGTCGGCCATAGGCAACGGCGCCGTGCTCGGCGTGGTCGCCTCCAAGGAGGCGAAACTGGGCAACATCGCCTACGAGATGACCCTCTTCGCCAACCGCGCCGGGGCCGCACTCACCCCCCAGCTGGTCATGGAGCTGAAGAACAACGTCGGCTCCACACCGGCCGGCTGA
- a CDS encoding substrate-binding domain-containing protein produces MHSTRKATAAAVTFLVVATAVGGCDSGSTTNTSTAGSREPGCPAVLDEAKQAVREAEDINAPWGGPTTGPEAVSGRTVAYVAQTMTNPGVSGVAKGVQEAAKVLGWDVRTIDGQGTPAGIRAAFAEALALKPSGIVIGGFDPKSVAKQVEQADTAGIPLIGWHATATPGPSTDPKLFSNVTTKVEEVAEISADWIIARSGGRAGVVLFTDASIPFAKRKSDLIKKRLATCPDVELLSYEDIPIPEANSRTVDKVSSLQSRFGDRWTYSAAINDLYFDHAAPALRAAGHKGAGAPFNIGAGDGDPSAFERINGKQFQSATVPEPLSEQGWQIVDEFNRAFAGEPASGYVAPVHVTTADNSGGALSWDSEGYRQAYRKIWDK; encoded by the coding sequence GTGCACTCCACCCGCAAAGCGACTGCGGCAGCCGTCACGTTCCTGGTCGTCGCCACTGCTGTCGGCGGCTGTGACAGCGGCTCGACCACCAACACGTCCACCGCCGGTTCGCGGGAGCCGGGGTGCCCTGCCGTCCTCGACGAGGCGAAACAGGCAGTGCGGGAGGCCGAGGACATCAACGCCCCCTGGGGCGGCCCCACCACCGGACCTGAGGCCGTCTCAGGCAGGACCGTCGCCTATGTCGCCCAGACCATGACCAACCCCGGTGTCTCCGGAGTCGCCAAGGGCGTCCAGGAAGCGGCGAAGGTCCTCGGCTGGGACGTCCGCACCATCGATGGGCAGGGCACGCCCGCCGGCATCCGGGCGGCCTTCGCCGAGGCCCTCGCTCTCAAGCCCTCCGGCATCGTCATCGGCGGCTTCGACCCCAAGTCCGTGGCCAAGCAGGTCGAACAGGCGGACACCGCAGGCATCCCGCTGATCGGCTGGCACGCCACGGCCACCCCTGGGCCCAGCACGGATCCGAAGCTTTTCAGCAACGTCACCACCAAGGTCGAGGAAGTCGCGGAGATCAGCGCCGACTGGATCATCGCCCGCTCGGGCGGCCGCGCCGGCGTGGTGCTGTTCACCGACGCCTCGATACCGTTCGCCAAGCGGAAGTCCGATCTGATCAAGAAGAGACTCGCCACCTGCCCCGATGTCGAGTTGCTGAGTTACGAGGACATCCCCATCCCGGAGGCCAACAGCCGCACCGTCGACAAGGTTTCCTCCCTCCAATCCCGCTTCGGCGACAGATGGACCTACTCCGCCGCGATCAACGACCTGTACTTCGACCACGCGGCACCAGCGCTGCGCGCCGCCGGTCACAAGGGCGCCGGCGCCCCGTTCAACATCGGCGCCGGCGACGGTGACCCGTCAGCCTTCGAGCGGATCAACGGCAAGCAGTTCCAGTCCGCCACCGTGCCCGAGCCCCTGTCCGAACAGGGATGGCAGATCGTCGACGAGTTCAACCGCGCCTTCGCGGGCGAGCCGGCCAGCGGATACGTCGCCCCTGTCCACGTCACCACCGCGGACAACAGCGGCGGTGCGCTCTCCTGGGACTCCGAGGGCTACCGTCAGGCTTACCGCAAGATCTGGGACAAGTAG
- a CDS encoding fumarylacetoacetate hydrolase family protein, which yields MKLATIRTAAGTAAVRIDGARAVETGAPDVAALLRRPDWRSHAAAADGPAHDATALDLAPVVTTPAKIFCVGHNYRTHIAEMGREMPSHPALFGKFANVLLGARDDIVHPGETEQLDWEAELGFVIGSRLRRRATEEEAAAAIAGYTVVNDISMRDWQWRTPQWLQGKAWEASTPAGPWLVTGDEIDDAADLEIRLDVDGVVMQRSRTSDLLFTPADIAVYLSTFTTLEPGDLVLTGTPGGVGAARDPKVFLKPGQVVRTVVEGIGECVNTIVEDKL from the coding sequence ATGAAGCTCGCCACCATCCGCACCGCCGCCGGTACGGCGGCCGTCCGCATCGACGGCGCCAGGGCCGTGGAGACCGGCGCCCCCGACGTCGCCGCCCTGCTGCGCCGCCCCGACTGGCGTAGCCACGCGGCCGCCGCCGACGGCCCGGCGCACGACGCGACCGCACTCGACCTCGCCCCGGTCGTCACGACCCCGGCCAAGATCTTCTGCGTGGGCCACAACTACCGCACCCACATCGCGGAGATGGGCCGGGAGATGCCGTCGCACCCCGCTCTCTTCGGCAAGTTCGCCAACGTCCTGCTCGGTGCCCGCGACGACATCGTCCACCCGGGCGAGACGGAGCAACTGGACTGGGAGGCCGAACTCGGCTTCGTCATCGGCTCCCGGCTGCGCCGCCGGGCCACGGAGGAGGAGGCGGCGGCCGCGATCGCCGGCTACACCGTCGTCAACGACATCTCCATGCGGGACTGGCAGTGGCGCACCCCGCAGTGGCTGCAGGGCAAGGCGTGGGAGGCCAGCACCCCGGCGGGGCCCTGGCTGGTGACGGGCGACGAGATCGACGACGCGGCCGACCTGGAGATCCGCCTTGACGTGGACGGCGTGGTCATGCAGCGCTCGCGCACGTCCGACCTGCTCTTCACCCCGGCGGACATCGCCGTGTACCTCAGCACGTTCACGACGCTGGAGCCGGGCGACCTCGTGCTCACCGGCACCCCGGGCGGGGTCGGCGCGGCCCGCGATCCCAAGGTGTTCCTGAAGCCCGGCCAGGTCGTACGGACCGTGGTGGAGGGCATAGGGGAGTGCGTCAACACCATCGTCGAGGACAAGCTGTGA
- a CDS encoding alpha/beta fold hydrolase: protein MSETFVLVTGACHGGWAWRPVANELRAAGHQVHTPTLAGLGADDDPRGVTLTDCVNSLVDYVERAGLTDITLVGHSWGGYVLTGAAPKLAARIRRLVFWSAFVPQDGESLIDACPPHYGEMFHAVAAASGNDTVTFPLEVFQQAFMQDADEETQRMIHSLLVPQPLGTFTEKPDTTAFAALDIPTAYVLSTEDLSLPGEWAWAPRFPQRLKNPLLIETPGSHEALFTRPAELADAFVRACAV, encoded by the coding sequence ATGAGCGAGACCTTCGTCCTGGTGACCGGAGCCTGTCACGGCGGATGGGCCTGGCGCCCGGTCGCGAACGAACTGAGAGCCGCCGGACACCAGGTGCACACCCCCACCCTGGCCGGGCTCGGCGCTGACGACGACCCGCGCGGCGTCACCCTCACCGACTGTGTGAACAGCCTCGTGGACTACGTCGAACGTGCCGGGCTGACCGACATCACCCTGGTCGGCCACAGCTGGGGCGGTTACGTCCTGACCGGCGCGGCGCCGAAGCTCGCGGCCCGGATTCGGCGCCTGGTCTTCTGGAGCGCGTTCGTGCCGCAGGACGGCGAGTCGCTGATCGACGCCTGTCCGCCGCACTACGGCGAGATGTTCCACGCCGTCGCGGCCGCCTCCGGCAACGACACGGTGACGTTTCCCCTGGAGGTCTTCCAGCAGGCGTTCATGCAGGACGCCGATGAGGAGACCCAGCGCATGATCCACTCCCTGCTCGTCCCGCAGCCTCTGGGCACCTTCACCGAGAAGCCGGACACGACGGCGTTCGCCGCCCTCGACATTCCCACCGCCTACGTCCTGTCCACCGAGGACCTCTCCCTTCCCGGCGAGTGGGCCTGGGCCCCCCGCTTTCCCCAGCGGCTCAAGAACCCGCTGCTCATCGAGACCCCGGGCAGCCACGAGGCACTCTTCACCCGCCCCGCCGAACTGGCCGACGCGTTCGTCCGGGCCTGCGCGGTGTAG